A genomic window from Nicotiana sylvestris chromosome 11, ASM39365v2, whole genome shotgun sequence includes:
- the LOC104233885 gene encoding glycosyltransferase BC10-like encodes MFRLSILIPSLTLLISVPILFLLAPRILPPRQISISVPDELDDLSLFHKAIAAETTFPKKPSHKLRLGSTTVRPPKIAFLFLTNSDIKFAPLWEKFFNDSINPVDPHLYNIYIHSDPFVKISPLLGVFKDRLIPAKRTQRSSPTLISAERRLLAHALLDDPSNTYFVLLSQHCIPLHSFSYFYKFLLDTQKLSRKMEFPSYIEILDESDSLLDRYNARGKNVMEPEVKFEEFKVGSQFFALTRKHSLMVIKDRKLWRKFKRKCINVESCYPEEHYFPTLLSMEDPKGCTKYTLTNVNWTDSVDGHPHTYYPAEVSAQLIYDLRVSNSTYSYMFARKFSADCLNPLMELADSVIFKD; translated from the coding sequence atgtTCAGATTATCTATACTTATTCCTTCACTTACTCTCCTAATATCAGTCCCAATTCTCTTCTTATTAGCACCCAGAATCCTCCCTCCTCGTCAAATCTCAATCTCAGTACCCGACGAACTCGACGACCTTTCCCTTTTTCATAAAGCAATTGCCGCTGAAACCACTTTCCCTAAAAAACCTTCACACAAACTCCGGCTCGGATCTACTACCGTTCGCCCACCCAAAATTGCTTTCCTATTTTTAACAAATTCAGACATAAAGTTTGCTCCTTTATGGGAAAAATTCTTTAATGACAGTATTAACCCTGTAGATCCACATCTGTATAACATTTACATACACTCTGATCCTTTTGTTAAAATCTCACCTTTATTGGGTGTTTTTAAAGATCGGTTAATTCCTGCTAAAAGAACTCAACGTAGTTCACCTACACTTATTTCTGCAGAACGAAGGCTACTCGCTCACGCGCTTCTTGACGATCCGTCGAACACGTACTTTGTTCTTCTTTCGCAACATTGCATCCCTTTACATTCGTTTAGTTATTTCTACAAATTTTTACTTGATACACAAAAACTGTCAAGGAAAATGGAGTTTCCGAGTTATATTGAGATTTTAGATGAGTCTGATTCGTTATTGGATAGGTATAATGCGAGGGGGAAGAATGTAATGGAACCtgaggtgaaatttgaggagttTAAAGTTGGGTCACAGTTTTTTGCATTAACAAGGAAACATTCTTTAATGGTGATTAAGGATAGGAAATTATGGAGGAAATTTAAGAGAAAGTGTATTAATGTTGAATCTTGTTATCCCGAGGAACATTATTTTCCTACTTTGTTATCAATGGAGGATCCAAAGGGGTGTACTAAGTATACATTGACAAATGTGAATTGGACTGATTCTGTTGATGGTCATCCACATACTTATTATCCTGCTGAAGTTTCTGCACAGCTGATTTATGATCTTAGGGTGTCCAATTCGACGTATTCTTACATGTTTGCAAGGAAATTTTCAGCTGATTGCTTGAACCCTTTGATGGAATTGGCAGATTCAGTCATTTTCAAGGACTAG